One genomic window of Aethina tumida isolate Nest 87 chromosome 3, icAetTumi1.1, whole genome shotgun sequence includes the following:
- the LOC109602139 gene encoding V-type proton ATPase 116 kDa subunit a 1-like isoform X1, which translates to MALCQLFLQSEAAYACVSELGEIGLVQFRDLNPDVNLFQRKFVNEIRRCDEMERKLRYLEKEIQKNKVHRHFSGESPIAPEPREMIELEATFEKLENELIEVNQNAVALKRNFLELVELKHVLNKAHIFLDGIGSHDQLNLLTEDQPPKFGGVVALKLGFVTGVIKRDKFNIFEKTLWRACLGNVFVRQSEIQTKLLDPHTEEEVYKSVFIIFYQGDQLKTKVIKICEGYRATIYPCPENITERREMAVGVMTRIEDLQIVLNQTEDHRRRVLLAAAKNIKIWFIKVRKIKAIYHTLNMFNLDVTQKCLIAECWVPVKDLDKIHLALRRGTERSGSSVPPILNKMDTSEEPPTYNHVNKFTKGFQILIDSYGIASYQEMNPAPFTIVTFPFLFAVMFGDLGHGFILFLFASWMIGKERQLKHKSKNEIWTIFFGGRYIIFFMGIFSMYTGLIYNDIFAKSLNIFGSTWKVSNETKEYVLASRASVMLDPATNEFVGFSYPFGMDPVWQYSKNKIIFHNSFKMKISIILGVFHMLFGVIVSFFNHIHFKNIISIFCEFIPQLIFLSFLFLYMVILMFIKWIKYYASNDPKNIKTSTRCAPSILITFINMILNNHAEFEKECESPFMFEGQRILQQCLVICALVCVPWMLLAKPLLTVTTNKKPTYSTTEQSITRSISYETTDTIGMIGMRSGSTIGIQQVERDSIGELFIHQSIHTIEYVLGSVSHTASYLRLWALSLAHSQLSEVLWSMILDKGLTMTNPYIGSIALYIIFGCWAALTVSILVVMEGLSAFLHTLRLHWVEFQSKFYMGSGYVFQPFSFQTILYLSTKNEQNV; encoded by the exons ATGGCACTTTGTCAACTTTTTCTACAAAGTGAAGCAGCTTACGCCTGCGTTTCTGAACTGGGAGAAATCGGTCTCGTTCAATTTAGAGAT TTGAATCCTGACGTAAATCTGTTTCAAAGAAAATTCGTAAACGAAATTAGAAGATGTGACGAAATGGAACGTAAACTACGTTATCTCGAAAAGGAAATACAAAAGAACAAGGTTCATCGACATTTTTCGGGAGAATCGCCCATTGCTCCAGAGCCTAGAGAAATGATAGAACTGGAGGCGACATTCGAAAAACTCGAGAACGAACTGATTGAAGTGAATCAAAATGCAGTCGCACTGAAAAGAAACTTTCTGGAGCTTGTGGAACTCAAACACGTATTAAATAAAGCTCACATTTTTTTAGACGGG ATTGGATCACACGATCAGCTGAACCTCTTAACAGAAGATCAACCTCCCAAATTTGGAGGAGTCGTTGCGCTCAAACTTgg atttgtaACTGGAGTAATTAAacgagataaatttaatattttcgaaaaGACGTTGTGGAGAGCATGCTTGGGAAACGTTTTCGTCAGACAATCTGAAATACAAACCAAACTCTTAGATCCACATACA gAAGAAGAAGTGTATAAATCAGTTTTCATCATTTTCTATCAAGGAGATCAACTGAAAACAAAAGTCATCAAGATTTGTGAAGGATACAGAGCGACTATTTATCCATGTCCTGAAAACATTACGGAACGAAGGGAAATGGCTGTTGGTGTAATGACTCGCATTGAGGATCTACAAATT GTTTTAAATCAAACTGAGGATCATAGACGTAGAGTGTTGTTGGCTGCcgctaaaaatataaaaatctggtTCATAAAAGTGCGAAAAATTAAAGCCATATATCACACTCTGAACATGTTCAATTTGGATGTAACCCAGAAATGTCTGATTGCCGAGTGTTGGGTACCAGTCAAGGACTTGGACAAGATTCATTTGGCTTTACGAAGAGGAACA GAGAGAAGTGGAAGCTCAGTACcaccaatattaaataagatgGACACGAGCGAAGAACCTCCCACCTATAACCAcgtgaataaatttacaaaaggatttcaaatattaattgattcatACGGAATTGCCAGTTATCAAGAAATGAATCCCGCCCCTTTCACTATTGTCACGTTTCCGTTTTTGTTCGCTGTTATGTTTGGTGATTTAGGACACGGATTCATCCTGTTTTTATTCGCATCTTGGATGATCGGCAAAGAACgacaattaaaacacaaatccaaaaatGAA ATTTGGACTATATTCTTTGGAGGTCGATACATAATATTCTTTATGGGTATTTTCTCAATGTATACCggattaatttacaatgacaTATTTGCAAAGTCTTTAAATATCTTTGGAAGTACGTGGAAAGTTTCCAACGAGACTAAAGAATACGTATTAGCTTCTCGTGCTTCGGTGATGCTGGATCCTGCAACCAATGAATTCGTAGGTTTTTCATATCCCTTTGGAATGGATCCGGTATGGCAGTAttcaaagaataaaattatttttcataattcttttaaaatgaagATTTCAATTATACTGGGCGTGTTTCACATGCTGTTTGGGGTAATCGTTAGCTTTTTCAATCACAT ACATTTCAAGAATATAATTAGCATTTTTTGTGAATTCATACCGCAGCTAATTTTCTtgtcctttttatttttatacatggtCATActcatgtttataaaatggaTCAAGTATTACGCCTCTAACGATC ccaagaatattaaaactagtaCAAGGTGTGCGCCGTCAATATTGATCACCTTCATTAACATGATATTGAATAATCATGCCGAATTTGAGAAAGAGTGCGAGTCTCCGTTCATGTTTGAAGGGCAGCGAATACTTCAGCAGTGTTTGGTCATCTGTGCTTTAGTTTGCGTGCCCTGGATGCTTCTAGCCAAACCTCTACTAACTGTAACCACCAATAAGAAGCCCACTTACTCT ACTACTGAACAGTCGATAACAAGAAGTATAAGCTACGAAACAACGGATACGATAGGGATGATTGGAATGAGGTCGGGCTCGACAATTGGCATCCAGCAAGTGGAGAGAGATTCTATAGGTGAACTCTTCATTCATCAATCAATTCACACTATTGAATATGTACTGGGCTCAGTTTCACACACAGCTTCTTATCTGAGATTATGGGCTTTGTCATTGGCACATTCGC aattaTCGGAAGTGCTTTGGAGCATGATTTTAGATAAAGGACTGACGATGACAAATCCTTATATAGGAAGCATTGCTCTTTACATTATTTTCGGATGTTGGGCTGCTCTGACTGTCTCCATTTTGGTCGTCATGGAAGGATTGTCCGCCTTTTTGCATACACTACGATTACACTG GGTAGAGTtccaaagtaaattttatatgggaTCTGGTTATGTTTTTCAACCATTCTCATTTCAAACGATTCTATATCTCTCTaccaaaaatgaacaaaacgtttaa
- the LOC109602147 gene encoding UDP-N-acetylhexosamine pyrophosphorylase-like protein 1 — MRPKIEEIQQLLEEYNQTHILKYWNELDNKDKKDFLNSLSEISFGSINSMFTAALNSLKVDVKQLNDFINPIPHDQIEVANNVSKDVLQKYRQCAYKEISENKIGVLLLAGGQGTRLGVKYPKGMFSVGLPSKKTLFQLQAERIRKVLEMSYSETKKHGNIYWYIMTSEATNDITEQYLKKNQYFGLKEENIIIFQQGYLPCLDNDGKIILNGKNSIAMAPDGNGGLFKALHRNGILNDFEKRGVKYVHVYGVDNILVKVADPAFLGYCISKNADCGAKVIKKTHPEEPVGVICKVDEHIKVVEYSEIDPKLASLRNELGDLVFSAGNICNHFFTTDFLRKVALEHENDLPLHVALKKIPYFCDGKLIEPTQPNGIKIEKFVFDVFPFSENFVSWEVDCASEFSPVKNKEGKDSPETARNDLLKLHKKYVEQAGGVCKGDVEISPLVSYAGENLRDYVLNRELDDLTVLDSKEVVCTNRYIS; from the coding sequence ATGAGGCCCAAAATAGAAGAAATACAGCAACTTCTCGAGGAATACAATCAGAcacacatattaaaatattggaatgAACTGGACAACAAggataaaaaagattttttaaacagtttaagtGAAATCTCGTTCggttcaataaattcaatgtttACGGCAGCATTGAACAGTTTGAAAGTTGATGTGAAGCAGTTAAACGACTTTATAAATCCAATACCACACGATCAAATCGAGGTGGCGAATAATGTGAGTAAAGATGTCCTGCAAAAGTATCGTCAGTGTGCCTACAAAGAAATTAGCGAGAACAAAATAGGTGTTTTGTTGTTAGCCGGTGGTCAGGGCACTCGATTAGGAGTTAAGTACCCCAAAGGCATGTTTTCGGTTGGTTTGCCTTCGAAAAAGACCTTATTCCAGCTACAGGCTGAAAGAATTCGTAAAGTACTGGAAATGTCCTATtcagaaacaaaaaaacacGGCAATATTTATTGGTACATAATGACGAGCGAAGCAACCAACGACATTACCgaacagtatttaaaaaagaatcagTATTTTGGACTGAAAGaggaaaacataataatattccaaCAAGGGTATCTTCCATGTTTAGACAACGACGGCAAAATTATTCTCAACGGCAAAAATTCCATTGCCATGGCCCCCGACGGAAACGGCGGCCTCTTTAAAGCACTGCACCGTAACGGCATTTTGAACGACTTTGAAAAACGTGGCGTAAAATATGTCCACGTCTACGGAGTcgataatattttagtcaaaGTTGCTGATCCGGCTTTCCTCGGCTACTGCATATCCAAAAACGCAGATTGCGGTGCTAAGGTTATCAAAAAAACACACCCCGAAGAACCTGTCGGTGTTATTTGCAAAGTGGATGAGCACATAAAAGTGGTCGAATACAGCGAGATCGATCCGAAATTGGCAAGTTTGAGGAACGAACTCGGCGATTTGGTGTTCAGCGCCGGAAACATCTGCAATCATTTCTTCACAACCGACTTTCTTCGCAAAGTTGCTTTAGAACACGAAAACGATCTTCCATTACATGTAGCATTGAAGAAAATTCCTTACTTCTGCGATGGCAAACTGATAGAGCCGACCCAACCAAACGGGATCAAAATCGAAAAgtttgtttttgatgttttccCGTTCTCTGAAAATTTCGTGTCGTGGGAGGTGGACTGTGCCAGCGAGTTCAGTCCCGTGAAGAACAAAGAAGGGAAGGACAGTCCCGAAACGGCAAGAAACGATTTGCTTAAACTGCACAAAAAGTACGTTGAGCAAGCTGGTGGTGTATGCAAAGGAGACGTGGAAATTTCGCCCCTGGTTTCTTATGCTGGGGAAAATTTGCGGGATTATGTGCTTAATAGAGAATTAGATGATTTGACGGTTTTGGATTCAAAGGAAGTTGTTTGCACGAATAGATACATttcttga
- the LOC109602139 gene encoding V-type proton ATPase 116 kDa subunit a 1-like isoform X2, with amino-acid sequence MALCQLFLQSEAAYACVSELGEIGLVQFRDLNPDVNLFQRKFVNEIRRCDEMERKLRYLEKEIQKNKVHRHFSGESPIAPEPREMIELEATFEKLENELIEVNQNAVALKRNFLELVELKHVLNKAHIFLDGIGSHDQLNLLTEDQPPKFGGVVALKLGFVTGVIKRDKFNIFEKTLWRACLGNVFVRQSEIQTKLLDPHTEEEVYKSVFIIFYQGDQLKTKVIKICEGYRATIYPCPENITERREMAVGVMTRIEDLQIVLNQTEDHRRRVLLAAAKNIKIWFIKVRKIKAIYHTLNMFNLDVTQKCLIAECWVPVKDLDKIHLALRRGTERSGSSVPPILNKMDTSEEPPTYNHVNKFTKGFQILIDSYGIASYQEMNPAPFTIVTFPFLFAVMFGDLGHGFILFLFASWMIGKERQLKHKSKNEIWTIFFGGRYIIFFMGIFSMYTGLIYNDIFAKSLNIFGSTWKVSNETKEYVLASRASVMLDPATNEFVGFSYPFGMDPVWQYSKNKIIFHNSFKMKISIILGVFHMLFGVIVSFFNHIHFKNIISIFCEFIPQLIFLSFLFLYMVILMFIKWIKYYASNDPKNIKTSTRCAPSILITFINMILNNHAEFEKECESPFMFEGQRILQQCLVICALVCVPWMLLAKPLLTVTTNKKPTYSTTEQSITRSISYETTDTIGMIGMRSGSTIGIQQVERDSIGELFIHQSIHTIEYVLGSVSHTASYLRLWALSLAHSQLSEVLWSMILDKGLTMTNPYIGSIALYIIFGCWAALTVSILVVMEGLSAFLHTLRLH; translated from the exons ATGGCACTTTGTCAACTTTTTCTACAAAGTGAAGCAGCTTACGCCTGCGTTTCTGAACTGGGAGAAATCGGTCTCGTTCAATTTAGAGAT TTGAATCCTGACGTAAATCTGTTTCAAAGAAAATTCGTAAACGAAATTAGAAGATGTGACGAAATGGAACGTAAACTACGTTATCTCGAAAAGGAAATACAAAAGAACAAGGTTCATCGACATTTTTCGGGAGAATCGCCCATTGCTCCAGAGCCTAGAGAAATGATAGAACTGGAGGCGACATTCGAAAAACTCGAGAACGAACTGATTGAAGTGAATCAAAATGCAGTCGCACTGAAAAGAAACTTTCTGGAGCTTGTGGAACTCAAACACGTATTAAATAAAGCTCACATTTTTTTAGACGGG ATTGGATCACACGATCAGCTGAACCTCTTAACAGAAGATCAACCTCCCAAATTTGGAGGAGTCGTTGCGCTCAAACTTgg atttgtaACTGGAGTAATTAAacgagataaatttaatattttcgaaaaGACGTTGTGGAGAGCATGCTTGGGAAACGTTTTCGTCAGACAATCTGAAATACAAACCAAACTCTTAGATCCACATACA gAAGAAGAAGTGTATAAATCAGTTTTCATCATTTTCTATCAAGGAGATCAACTGAAAACAAAAGTCATCAAGATTTGTGAAGGATACAGAGCGACTATTTATCCATGTCCTGAAAACATTACGGAACGAAGGGAAATGGCTGTTGGTGTAATGACTCGCATTGAGGATCTACAAATT GTTTTAAATCAAACTGAGGATCATAGACGTAGAGTGTTGTTGGCTGCcgctaaaaatataaaaatctggtTCATAAAAGTGCGAAAAATTAAAGCCATATATCACACTCTGAACATGTTCAATTTGGATGTAACCCAGAAATGTCTGATTGCCGAGTGTTGGGTACCAGTCAAGGACTTGGACAAGATTCATTTGGCTTTACGAAGAGGAACA GAGAGAAGTGGAAGCTCAGTACcaccaatattaaataagatgGACACGAGCGAAGAACCTCCCACCTATAACCAcgtgaataaatttacaaaaggatttcaaatattaattgattcatACGGAATTGCCAGTTATCAAGAAATGAATCCCGCCCCTTTCACTATTGTCACGTTTCCGTTTTTGTTCGCTGTTATGTTTGGTGATTTAGGACACGGATTCATCCTGTTTTTATTCGCATCTTGGATGATCGGCAAAGAACgacaattaaaacacaaatccaaaaatGAA ATTTGGACTATATTCTTTGGAGGTCGATACATAATATTCTTTATGGGTATTTTCTCAATGTATACCggattaatttacaatgacaTATTTGCAAAGTCTTTAAATATCTTTGGAAGTACGTGGAAAGTTTCCAACGAGACTAAAGAATACGTATTAGCTTCTCGTGCTTCGGTGATGCTGGATCCTGCAACCAATGAATTCGTAGGTTTTTCATATCCCTTTGGAATGGATCCGGTATGGCAGTAttcaaagaataaaattatttttcataattcttttaaaatgaagATTTCAATTATACTGGGCGTGTTTCACATGCTGTTTGGGGTAATCGTTAGCTTTTTCAATCACAT ACATTTCAAGAATATAATTAGCATTTTTTGTGAATTCATACCGCAGCTAATTTTCTtgtcctttttatttttatacatggtCATActcatgtttataaaatggaTCAAGTATTACGCCTCTAACGATC ccaagaatattaaaactagtaCAAGGTGTGCGCCGTCAATATTGATCACCTTCATTAACATGATATTGAATAATCATGCCGAATTTGAGAAAGAGTGCGAGTCTCCGTTCATGTTTGAAGGGCAGCGAATACTTCAGCAGTGTTTGGTCATCTGTGCTTTAGTTTGCGTGCCCTGGATGCTTCTAGCCAAACCTCTACTAACTGTAACCACCAATAAGAAGCCCACTTACTCT ACTACTGAACAGTCGATAACAAGAAGTATAAGCTACGAAACAACGGATACGATAGGGATGATTGGAATGAGGTCGGGCTCGACAATTGGCATCCAGCAAGTGGAGAGAGATTCTATAGGTGAACTCTTCATTCATCAATCAATTCACACTATTGAATATGTACTGGGCTCAGTTTCACACACAGCTTCTTATCTGAGATTATGGGCTTTGTCATTGGCACATTCGC aattaTCGGAAGTGCTTTGGAGCATGATTTTAGATAAAGGACTGACGATGACAAATCCTTATATAGGAAGCATTGCTCTTTACATTATTTTCGGATGTTGGGCTGCTCTGACTGTCTCCATTTTGGTCGTCATGGAAGGATTGTCCGCCTTTTTGCATACACTACGATTACACTG A